Proteins encoded within one genomic window of Pedobacter africanus:
- a CDS encoding ATP-dependent DNA helicase, translated as MSNAASSGSVSDKVLAFIEYTNQNIFLTGKAGTGKTTLLKRIRENSSKKMAVIAPTGVAAMNAKGTTINSFFQLPPGSFFPGDISLENLQAGFLSIQSMVSDLSYTKDKLNLFNELELLVIDEVSMVRCDLLDVIDAILRAVRKNQSPFGGVQLLLIGDLYQLPPVTKREDWSFLNRAYPSPYFFDAQVIRRSPLLQVELTTVYRQTETDFINILNDIRNNDIQADSLALLNQRYNPQFSASDELNPIIITSHNAEANSINQQKLDELSGTEYTFEAEVNGDFKDLSLQAEQTLKLKEGAQIMFIKNDTGEDRRFYNGKIGKVKSVANGDIYISFPQEEDLLLEKTSWASFEYKTDPEQEIVQQQVGEFLQYPIKLAWAVTIHKSQGLTFDHAIIDAGKSFVAGQVYVALSRVRTLGGLILKSKISTESLRSNVEVINYMKPVKAEEMDSLLITAQEKFILKLILDHFALNSILSGLDNIASNTEIAKAHLPEFKALLAQLNKAINELMLLSDRFQKQVKQLHHKDGFGVQSVLQERIESALTYFTREITMQLLNNVNKNIRIKPKNKIQQQIQHLLIKYRQVIENRLALMQFAAGLLKEPLKKEHYLEWINRHKIKTSTKSGGSSAATQQPGSLQLF; from the coding sequence ATGAGTAATGCCGCATCTTCCGGTTCTGTTTCCGACAAAGTTTTAGCTTTTATTGAATATACCAATCAGAATATTTTCCTGACCGGAAAGGCGGGAACAGGTAAAACTACCCTGCTCAAACGCATCCGGGAAAATAGCAGCAAAAAGATGGCCGTTATTGCTCCTACCGGGGTAGCTGCCATGAATGCCAAGGGCACCACTATAAATTCCTTCTTTCAGTTGCCCCCGGGCTCCTTTTTTCCTGGCGACATTAGCCTCGAAAATCTTCAGGCAGGCTTCCTCTCTATCCAATCGATGGTATCGGACCTAAGCTACACCAAAGACAAGCTCAACCTTTTTAACGAGCTTGAACTCTTGGTAATAGATGAGGTATCGATGGTGCGTTGCGATTTACTTGACGTTATTGATGCCATTTTACGTGCTGTACGAAAAAACCAGTCCCCTTTTGGAGGCGTACAGCTGCTGCTGATCGGCGATCTGTACCAGCTCCCTCCTGTAACCAAAAGAGAAGACTGGTCTTTTTTGAACCGGGCTTATCCTTCTCCCTATTTCTTCGATGCCCAGGTGATTCGTCGTAGCCCGCTGCTGCAGGTAGAACTGACTACCGTTTACCGGCAAACAGAAACCGATTTCATCAATATTCTGAATGACATCCGGAATAATGACATCCAGGCAGATAGTCTGGCCCTCCTGAACCAAAGGTACAATCCACAGTTCAGTGCTTCGGATGAGTTGAACCCCATTATCATTACTTCCCATAACGCTGAGGCCAACAGCATCAACCAGCAGAAACTGGATGAACTATCGGGCACTGAATATACTTTCGAAGCCGAGGTCAACGGCGATTTTAAAGACCTGAGCCTGCAGGCCGAGCAAACACTCAAACTTAAAGAAGGTGCGCAGATCATGTTCATCAAGAACGATACCGGCGAGGACCGCAGGTTCTACAACGGGAAAATAGGTAAGGTAAAGTCGGTAGCAAACGGAGATATCTACATCTCCTTTCCTCAGGAAGAAGACCTGCTGCTGGAAAAAACGTCATGGGCCTCATTCGAATATAAAACAGATCCGGAACAGGAAATTGTACAGCAACAGGTGGGCGAATTTTTGCAGTACCCTATTAAACTGGCCTGGGCAGTGACGATCCATAAAAGCCAGGGCCTGACATTTGACCATGCCATTATCGATGCCGGTAAATCCTTTGTAGCCGGACAGGTGTATGTCGCATTAAGCCGCGTACGCACACTGGGTGGGTTAATCTTAAAATCAAAGATCAGTACAGAAAGCTTAAGGTCGAATGTCGAGGTCATCAATTATATGAAACCGGTAAAAGCCGAGGAAATGGATAGTCTCCTGATTACTGCACAGGAAAAATTCATTCTCAAGCTGATACTCGACCATTTCGCTTTAAACAGCATTTTATCTGGGCTGGACAATATTGCCTCCAATACGGAAATTGCAAAAGCCCATTTACCTGAATTTAAAGCATTACTGGCTCAGCTTAACAAAGCGATAAATGAGCTGATGCTGCTTTCAGACCGTTTTCAGAAGCAGGTTAAACAGCTGCACCATAAAGATGGCTTTGGCGTGCAATCGGTTTTACAGGAGCGTATCGAATCGGCACTTACTTATTTCACCAGGGAAATCACCATGCAACTGCTGAATAACGTCAATAAGAACATCAGGATTAAGCCTAAAAACAAAATTCAGCAGCAGATACAGCACCTGTTGATAAAGTACAGGCAGGTTATTGAAAACAGGCTGGCGTTGATGCAATTTGCTGCGGGACTGCTAAAAGAGCCCCTGAAAAAAGAACATTACCTGGAATGGATCAATAGACATAAAATAAAGACAAGCACCAAATCAGGTGGTTCATCAGCCGCAACACAGCAGCCTGGCAGTTTACAATTGTTTTAA
- a CDS encoding DEAD/DEAH box helicase: MIKLHSTVEKESVNERTRPHTHVLENFSLSGLTVSDIFQHNKVGVDTEARGFYNFSPEDITIDFAVFGSASTTLEHPMVTITQTSGRLMFSCSCMSTIGGLCEHEIRVLYNIVNRQPLRMFFDKQLRHQQLKAFAVDYGLENEPLLDEHFIISYVKGSGERTENGEHVKINPKIKTLFPVTRQTKQELKESLLPNKEYSFPGSGGLLKKDVRTIVVFGQHRYYNHLTVSLCQGIASKDGKVKNPLKVVDPSDLLWNTENLSEMRFINGVLKFQNNYNADASDADLEGLKALAKNPLGLDMYIHDTKVSPNITASSIERIKLKILPIDLVLSVHEKGDFYEVSGKLMLDGDDIPLENLNVRHHYFIRLDKKLYLIDNPDFLRVIDFFKKHYDKMLIHKSKFDDFYENILSNLEEKVRINYAYLKPATKTQIEDKGYDLENEQLIYLSESEDFVLITPVMRYSNMEIPVLSRKQIIAKDKYGNTFTLKRDEEEEFQFIANIVKQHPFFEEQQNEELRLDCFYMHRKHFLDIDWFLDAFEAWRSKGITILGFNKLKDNKLNQYKADISIKVISGIDWFETVAKVEYNGEAISMKHLHKSIRNKSKFVKLDDGTMGILPDEWVQRFTGYFNAGELVDNSIHTHKINYNMVAELYDEQLFDESVKDQLAMYRGKLSGPESISPVEVPDTLHAELRQYQQEGVNWLNFLDDFNFGACLADDMGLGKTIQIIAFILTQRQKVIHNTNLVVVPASLIFNWQAEVARFAPSIKIRTIYGADRLKDIHEFDQYEIILTSYGTLLADIRFLKSYRFNYVFLDESQHIKNPDSQRYMAVRLLQSRNKVVLTGTPIENNTFDLYGQLSFACPGLLGSKQHFKEQYSVPIDQFKETKKARELQRRISPFILRRTKEQVAKELPDKTEMVIYCEMGREQREVYEAAVQDIKDYIEGRAEDELQKSSMHILQGITRLRQICNSAELLKDDKFYGNASSKMEVLMEQIESKSPNHKILVFSQFVGMLDLIREALRSKGIAHEYLTGQTRNRAAAVTSFQDNPEVRVFLISLKAGGVGLNLTRADYVYLVDPWWNPAVENQAIDRTYRIGQENNVVAVRLICPDTIEDKIMKLQDTKKELVDDLIKTDTSIYKTLSKKDLLGLFS, from the coding sequence TTGATCAAATTACATTCTACAGTGGAGAAAGAGAGCGTTAATGAGCGTACCAGACCGCATACTCATGTTTTGGAAAATTTTAGTCTTTCGGGGCTAACTGTTTCCGATATCTTTCAACACAATAAGGTGGGGGTTGATACTGAGGCCAGAGGTTTTTATAACTTTTCTCCGGAAGATATTACCATTGATTTTGCAGTTTTTGGCTCTGCTTCAACCACACTTGAGCATCCAATGGTAACCATTACACAAACTTCAGGCAGGCTCATGTTTTCCTGCAGCTGCATGTCGACTATCGGTGGCTTATGTGAACACGAGATCCGGGTTTTGTACAATATCGTCAACCGGCAGCCCCTACGTATGTTTTTCGACAAGCAGCTTCGCCATCAGCAGCTGAAAGCTTTTGCAGTTGACTATGGACTTGAAAATGAACCTCTGCTCGACGAGCATTTTATCATCAGTTATGTAAAAGGGAGCGGAGAGCGTACAGAAAACGGAGAACACGTTAAAATCAATCCCAAAATCAAAACCCTCTTTCCGGTTACCAGGCAAACCAAACAGGAGCTGAAGGAATCACTGTTGCCGAATAAGGAATACTCTTTCCCTGGCTCAGGTGGATTGCTAAAAAAAGATGTTAGAACCATTGTCGTATTTGGACAGCACCGTTATTATAATCATCTTACGGTATCACTCTGTCAGGGGATAGCCAGTAAAGATGGTAAAGTAAAGAACCCACTGAAGGTTGTGGATCCCTCCGACCTGCTTTGGAATACCGAAAATCTTAGCGAGATGAGGTTTATCAATGGTGTCCTCAAATTTCAGAATAACTATAATGCCGACGCTTCAGATGCTGACCTGGAGGGCTTAAAAGCATTGGCAAAGAACCCACTTGGGTTGGACATGTACATTCACGATACTAAAGTATCACCCAACATCACTGCCAGTTCTATTGAACGCATTAAACTTAAAATCCTGCCTATTGATCTGGTTCTTTCTGTTCATGAAAAGGGCGATTTTTATGAGGTGTCGGGCAAATTGATGCTCGATGGTGACGATATTCCGCTTGAGAACCTGAATGTCAGGCACCACTATTTTATCCGGTTGGATAAAAAACTGTACCTGATTGATAATCCCGATTTTTTAAGGGTCATAGATTTCTTTAAGAAGCATTACGATAAAATGCTCATTCATAAGTCTAAATTCGACGATTTCTACGAAAATATCCTCTCCAACCTGGAAGAAAAAGTGCGGATCAATTATGCTTATCTGAAACCCGCCACCAAAACGCAGATTGAAGACAAAGGCTATGACCTGGAAAACGAACAGCTGATCTACCTGTCCGAGTCAGAGGACTTTGTGCTCATTACCCCTGTAATGCGCTATAGCAATATGGAAATACCCGTGCTTTCGCGCAAACAGATCATTGCCAAAGATAAGTATGGAAACACCTTTACCTTAAAGCGGGATGAAGAAGAAGAATTTCAGTTCATTGCCAATATTGTAAAGCAGCATCCATTTTTTGAGGAGCAGCAGAACGAGGAATTGCGGCTCGATTGTTTTTACATGCACCGCAAGCATTTTCTGGACATAGACTGGTTTCTGGATGCCTTTGAAGCCTGGCGCAGTAAGGGGATTACTATTTTGGGTTTTAATAAGTTAAAAGACAATAAGCTAAACCAGTATAAAGCAGATATTTCCATCAAGGTGATTAGTGGGATCGATTGGTTTGAGACTGTCGCAAAAGTAGAATACAACGGTGAAGCTATTTCCATGAAGCACCTGCATAAATCTATCCGTAACAAAAGCAAATTTGTAAAGCTGGATGATGGTACTATGGGCATTTTGCCCGATGAGTGGGTACAGAGATTTACCGGCTATTTTAATGCGGGTGAACTGGTTGACAACAGCATTCATACCCACAAAATCAATTATAATATGGTCGCTGAGCTGTATGACGAACAGTTGTTTGATGAATCCGTAAAAGACCAGCTGGCGATGTACCGGGGCAAGCTTTCCGGGCCGGAAAGTATCAGTCCTGTAGAAGTTCCGGATACCTTGCATGCCGAACTGCGGCAGTACCAGCAGGAAGGAGTAAACTGGCTCAACTTTCTGGATGATTTTAATTTCGGCGCCTGCCTGGCCGACGATATGGGTTTGGGTAAAACCATACAGATCATTGCCTTTATCCTTACCCAGCGTCAGAAGGTAATCCACAACACCAATCTGGTCGTAGTACCTGCTTCTCTTATTTTTAACTGGCAGGCAGAAGTGGCCAGATTTGCACCGTCCATAAAGATACGGACCATTTATGGCGCCGATCGCCTGAAAGACATTCATGAGTTTGATCAGTATGAGATCATTCTTACTTCATATGGGACATTACTTGCCGATATCCGCTTTTTAAAGTCCTACCGTTTCAATTATGTGTTTCTGGATGAATCACAGCATATCAAAAACCCCGACTCCCAACGGTATATGGCTGTGAGGTTGTTACAATCGCGCAATAAAGTGGTACTTACGGGTACGCCCATAGAAAACAATACCTTCGATCTGTACGGACAGCTGTCTTTCGCCTGTCCGGGTTTACTGGGCAGCAAGCAGCATTTTAAAGAACAGTATTCTGTACCTATCGATCAGTTTAAAGAAACCAAAAAAGCCAGAGAGCTGCAGCGCAGGATTAGCCCTTTTATTTTGCGCAGAACAAAAGAGCAGGTGGCCAAAGAGCTGCCCGATAAAACTGAAATGGTGATCTATTGCGAAATGGGCCGGGAGCAGCGCGAGGTTTACGAAGCCGCCGTGCAGGACATTAAAGATTATATAGAGGGCCGGGCAGAAGACGAACTGCAAAAAAGCAGCATGCATATTTTGCAGGGCATTACCCGGTTGCGCCAGATCTGCAATTCGGCCGAATTGCTGAAAGATGATAAATTTTATGGAAATGCTTCTTCAAAAATGGAGGTGCTCATGGAGCAGATCGAAAGCAAGTCGCCCAACCATAAGATCCTGGTCTTTTCACAGTTTGTAGGTATGCTCGATCTCATCCGCGAAGCACTGCGTAGTAAGGGTATTGCACATGAATACCTTACCGGACAAACCCGCAACCGGGCGGCAGCTGTAACCTCCTTTCAGGATAACCCGGAAGTACGTGTGTTTCTGATTAGCCTGAAAGCCGGCGGTGTCGGTTTGAACCTTACCCGGGCCGATTATGTATATCTTGTAGACCCATGGTGGAACCCGGCAGTAGAAAACCAGGCAATAGACCGTACCTACCGCATTGGGCAGGAAAATAATGTGGTGGCCGTACGTTTAATTTGTCCGGATACCATCGAAGATAAGATCATGAAGCTGCAGGATACCAAAAAGGAGCTGGTAGACGATCTGATTAAAACCGATACGTCGATCTATAAAACTTTATCAAAAAAGGATCTGCTAGGTTTGTTCAGCTAG
- a CDS encoding transmembrane 220 family protein — protein sequence MLLSILNAIFCIAFILFAYVNLNDSDSWLWVPIYMVASICCGFAIFNYFYPTVYLIAISFYLIYAIFLFFAKDGVRDWIMKYRTPSLVESMQATKPYIEKTREFFGLLIISAALAINYFAAVN from the coding sequence ATGCTACTGAGCATTTTAAACGCTATTTTTTGCATTGCATTCATTTTGTTTGCTTATGTAAACCTGAACGATTCGGATTCCTGGCTGTGGGTCCCTATTTATATGGTGGCATCCATTTGTTGTGGATTTGCCATATTTAATTATTTTTATCCTACTGTATACCTGATTGCCATATCTTTCTATTTGATTTATGCGATCTTTTTGTTTTTTGCCAAAGATGGTGTGCGCGACTGGATCATGAAATACCGAACGCCCAGCCTTGTAGAAAGTATGCAGGCTACAAAGCCCTACATAGAGAAGACCAGGGAATTTTTTGGGTTACTGATCATCAGTGCAGCTCTGGCCATAAACTATTTCGCGGCAGTCAACTAG
- a CDS encoding EboA domain-containing protein: protein MLLIDSEGLKSLNGLFLQIIERSLTAEAFQWLQNKAGLVVKEDKSVQLHLCFAHLPRIASRELVMSTDDENTAISALLPGFTITDWTSDKLCRIWLLMQLPSDNRETYVKKINSLFSAAEMNEQVALYSALPLYLYPEEWISRCEEGIRSNIGTVLEAIMYHNPYPARFLSQQAWNQLVLKAFFTEKDVKQIVGLNERLNESLTATLQDYVQERLAAQRSVAPEIYQLIEQMNQKI, encoded by the coding sequence ATGTTGTTAATAGACAGTGAAGGATTAAAAAGTCTTAATGGCCTTTTCCTGCAAATTATTGAACGGAGTCTAACGGCCGAAGCATTTCAATGGCTGCAGAACAAAGCAGGCCTGGTGGTAAAGGAAGACAAATCTGTGCAGCTTCATCTTTGCTTTGCGCATTTGCCGCGTATTGCATCCAGGGAATTGGTAATGTCTACTGATGATGAAAATACAGCGATCAGTGCGCTGTTACCAGGTTTTACAATAACAGACTGGACCTCAGATAAGCTATGCAGAATATGGCTGCTGATGCAGTTGCCATCCGACAACCGCGAGACCTATGTTAAAAAAATCAACAGCCTGTTTTCAGCGGCAGAAATGAACGAGCAGGTGGCTTTATACTCGGCACTTCCACTGTACCTTTACCCGGAAGAGTGGATTAGTCGCTGCGAAGAAGGCATCAGGAGCAATATCGGCACTGTACTGGAAGCCATTATGTACCACAACCCTTATCCTGCCCGATTTTTATCGCAGCAGGCCTGGAACCAACTGGTGCTGAAAGCATTTTTTACCGAAAAAGACGTTAAACAGATTGTGGGGTTAAACGAACGCCTCAATGAGTCGCTGACAGCCACGCTGCAGGATTATGTGCAGGAACGTCTGGCAGCCCAGCGCAGTGTAGCGCCCGAGATTTACCAACTGATTGAACAAATGAACCAAAAGATATAG
- a CDS encoding TatD family hydrolase produces MCCNENFEERNKGEKINTVLDLSEISGMKFFDPHVHMTSRTTDDYQAMADAGIVALIEPAFWLGQPRTGVDSFTDYYSSLIGWERFRSSQFGIKHYCTIGLNSREANNERLAEQVMEILPQFIFKEGVVGVGEIGFDDQTAAEEKYYRLQLELAKEAGLPVQIHTPHRDKKKGTQRSMDIAIEQGLDPYMVIVDHNNEETVKEVLDRGFWAAFTIYPFTKMGNERMVEVVKQYGSERIMINSAADWGISDPLAIPKTAALMKRSGISMADIELVTYRNAITAFAQSGQINEQDFVAVKNIDQSQKFASNSILRGGQQPRIDKNSIIIS; encoded by the coding sequence ATGTGTTGTAATGAGAATTTTGAAGAAAGGAATAAGGGAGAGAAAATTAATACTGTCCTTGACCTGAGTGAGATCAGCGGAATGAAGTTCTTTGATCCGCATGTACACATGACCTCACGTACTACCGACGACTACCAGGCTATGGCCGACGCTGGAATTGTAGCGCTGATAGAGCCTGCCTTCTGGTTAGGGCAGCCGCGTACAGGGGTAGACAGTTTTACCGACTATTACAGCAGCCTTATTGGCTGGGAGCGCTTTCGTTCCTCGCAGTTTGGCATCAAACATTATTGTACCATCGGTTTAAATTCACGCGAGGCCAATAACGAACGACTAGCCGAACAGGTGATGGAAATACTGCCGCAGTTTATTTTTAAGGAGGGGGTAGTAGGCGTTGGCGAGATCGGCTTTGACGACCAGACCGCCGCTGAAGAAAAATATTACCGTTTGCAGTTAGAGCTGGCCAAAGAAGCTGGATTGCCTGTGCAGATCCACACACCGCACCGCGACAAGAAAAAAGGCACGCAGCGCAGTATGGATATTGCCATTGAGCAGGGGCTCGATCCTTATATGGTGATTGTAGACCACAATAACGAAGAAACGGTAAAAGAGGTACTCGACCGGGGCTTCTGGGCGGCCTTCACCATTTACCCTTTCACCAAAATGGGCAATGAACGTATGGTAGAAGTAGTAAAACAATACGGATCGGAACGGATCATGATCAATTCGGCGGCCGACTGGGGTATCAGTGATCCGCTGGCCATTCCTAAAACAGCTGCTTTGATGAAAAGATCGGGTATAAGCATGGCCGATATTGAACTGGTGACCTACCGTAATGCCATCACTGCATTTGCACAGAGCGGACAAATCAATGAGCAGGACTTCGTTGCTGTCAAAAACATAGACCAGAGCCAGAAGTTTGCCAGTAACTCTATATTGCGCGGTGGACAGCAGCCAAGAATAGATAAGAATTCCATCATCATTTCCTAA
- the eboC gene encoding UbiA-like protein EboC (EboC, a homolog the polyprenyltransferase UbiA, belongs to system of proteins involved in the trafficking of precursor metabolites to an extracytoplasmic compartment so that the biosynthesis of certain natural products, such as scytonemin, can be completed.) yields the protein MNKLIGYLRLMRPANVVTAVADVLAGMAIAGYFISFLPGSTGVGLSVPLLPVVLLCLSTIGLYSGGIIMNDVFDAELDAKERPERPIPSGLVSKKAATLFGGVFFFIGIFAAGLYNPASQYLAAAIMISCLVYDRFLKHNAFFGPLNMGLCRGLNLLLGISIIPSAIQQWWFLALVPVIYIASITMVSRGEVHGGSKKMLYFAAFLYAVVLACILFFAARQGHLLPTSIFVAGFALMIFIPLIRAMQNPIGKNIGKAVKAGVIALILMNAAWASAFGVWHVALFIVILLPVSLLLGKAFAVT from the coding sequence GTGAACAAATTAATCGGATACTTAAGGCTAATGCGGCCAGCCAATGTGGTTACTGCCGTTGCCGATGTGCTGGCGGGAATGGCCATTGCAGGATATTTTATATCATTTTTGCCTGGCAGTACAGGCGTTGGTCTATCGGTTCCTTTGTTGCCGGTAGTACTGCTCTGCCTGTCAACCATAGGTCTGTATAGCGGTGGCATCATCATGAACGATGTATTTGACGCGGAACTTGATGCCAAAGAAAGACCGGAACGCCCCATTCCTAGCGGATTGGTTTCGAAAAAGGCAGCCACCCTGTTTGGCGGTGTATTTTTCTTTATCGGAATTTTTGCAGCTGGTCTTTACAATCCGGCTTCACAATACCTGGCAGCAGCTATAATGATCTCCTGCCTGGTGTATGACCGTTTTCTGAAGCACAATGCTTTTTTCGGGCCTTTGAACATGGGACTTTGCCGGGGGCTTAACCTGCTGCTGGGCATCAGCATAATTCCGTCGGCGATACAACAATGGTGGTTCTTAGCCTTGGTCCCTGTTATTTACATTGCCTCTATTACCATGGTCAGCAGGGGCGAGGTACATGGTGGAAGCAAAAAGATGCTCTATTTCGCGGCCTTTCTATATGCTGTTGTGCTGGCCTGCATCTTGTTTTTTGCAGCCAGACAAGGTCATTTGTTACCTACATCCATTTTTGTGGCGGGCTTTGCGCTCATGATCTTTATCCCACTGATCAGGGCGATGCAGAATCCCATTGGCAAAAACATAGGCAAAGCCGTAAAGGCTGGTGTAATTGCGCTCATTTTAATGAATGCAGCATGGGCCAGCGCTTTTGGGGTATGGCATGTGGCCCTTTTTATTGTTATTTTATTACCTGTATCATTATTGCTGGGTAAAGCTTTTGCGGTTACCTAG
- a CDS encoding 3-dehydroquinate synthase, with product MNYLQQSFSIKFEYKICFTTSLFDVENTTLADFFKGRSSTTLRKIFFVMDGGVTEAHPHLEDDIIKYFDHYQDVQLIPEILIVPGGEAAKNDTALFERIVEAVNVHGIDRHSYIAAIGGGAVLDLVGYAAAVSHRGVRHIRIPTTVLSQNDSGIGVKNGINYKGKKNFLGTFAPPAAVFNDDDFLMTLSDRDYRSGISEAIKVALIKDAEFFYWIEAHAGKLAARDAESMNYLIRHCAKLHLEHIAGDDPFETGSARPLDFGHWSAHKLEQLSNFEVLHGEAVAMGIALDSTYSFLKGLLSEADLERILNVLLQLSFDISNPLIRIESAQSPILQGLAEFREHLGGMLSITLLNSLGTGKEVHEMDQESLIKASHYVFDFTNKKPSLNSSN from the coding sequence ATGAATTATTTACAACAGTCTTTCAGTATAAAATTTGAATATAAAATCTGCTTTACCACTTCATTATTTGATGTGGAAAATACAACGCTTGCAGATTTTTTTAAAGGCAGATCTTCAACAACATTGCGCAAAATATTTTTCGTAATGGACGGGGGCGTTACCGAAGCGCATCCCCATTTGGAAGATGACATCATAAAATATTTTGATCATTACCAGGATGTTCAACTCATACCTGAAATCCTGATCGTTCCTGGTGGGGAAGCTGCAAAAAATGACACGGCATTGTTTGAAAGGATAGTGGAAGCGGTAAATGTACACGGCATAGACCGCCATTCCTACATTGCCGCCATTGGTGGTGGCGCGGTACTTGATCTGGTTGGCTATGCTGCTGCGGTTTCGCACCGGGGCGTAAGGCACATCCGTATACCCACTACTGTGCTTTCGCAGAACGACTCGGGCATTGGCGTTAAAAATGGCATCAACTACAAGGGCAAGAAGAATTTCCTAGGCACGTTTGCTCCTCCAGCAGCTGTATTTAATGATGATGATTTTTTGATGACCCTGAGCGACCGTGATTACCGTTCGGGCATATCTGAAGCCATAAAGGTAGCGCTGATTAAAGATGCTGAGTTTTTTTACTGGATTGAAGCACATGCCGGAAAGCTGGCCGCCAGAGATGCAGAAAGTATGAATTACCTGATCAGGCACTGTGCAAAGCTACACCTGGAACACATTGCTGGTGACGATCCTTTTGAAACAGGATCGGCCAGGCCCCTGGATTTCGGTCATTGGAGTGCTCACAAGCTGGAGCAGCTGAGCAATTTTGAAGTCCTGCATGGAGAAGCAGTAGCCATGGGAATTGCCCTGGACAGCACCTACTCTTTTTTAAAGGGGCTTCTTTCAGAAGCTGACCTGGAAAGGATCTTAAATGTACTGTTGCAGCTTTCCTTTGACATTTCCAACCCCTTGATACGTATTGAAAGTGCGCAATCGCCTATATTGCAGGGTTTGGCTGAATTCCGGGAACACCTTGGAGGTATGCTCAGCATTACCTTATTGAATAGCCTGGGAACCGGAAAAGAAGTACACGAAATGGATCAGGAATCCCTGATCAAAGCCAGTCATTACGTGTTCGATTTCACAAACAAAAAGCCCTCCCTTAACAGCAGCAACTAA
- the eboE gene encoding metabolite traffic protein EboE: MKLNTGHLTYCTNIHAGKNWVEDFKALKENFPAIKQAVAPTQPLGIGLRLSHAASNALTNEQELNTFKHWLNENNAYVFTMNGFPYGDFHHTIVKAEVHSPDWTTDERRDYTLRLFHILKKLVPEGIDAGISTSPLSYRHWFKTDEALKQAREKATLNMLEVVKELIRIEQEIDLHMHLDVEPEPDGILETGREFIDWYENDLLPSGIPLIKATFNIDEKQAEILIKRHLCLCYDVCHFAIGYEDHEAVLEDLDLRGIKVGKIQISAALQADLTGTETERQNIQTAFGRFNEPTYLHQVVALTSTGALLRYPDLPEALERFDNDPATQWRAHFHVPISVKEIAPLQSTQDDIVKVLELQKKKPFTHHLEVETYTWEVLPEQLKLPIAQSISNELNWVIDTLS, translated from the coding sequence ATGAAATTAAATACTGGCCACTTAACCTACTGTACAAATATTCATGCCGGAAAAAACTGGGTGGAAGATTTTAAAGCTTTAAAAGAGAATTTCCCGGCAATAAAACAAGCTGTTGCACCAACCCAGCCCCTGGGAATTGGACTCCGGCTGTCCCATGCAGCCAGCAACGCATTAACGAATGAGCAGGAACTGAACACTTTTAAACACTGGCTGAACGAAAATAATGCCTACGTTTTTACCATGAACGGTTTCCCTTACGGGGATTTTCACCACACCATAGTAAAAGCGGAGGTACACAGTCCTGACTGGACTACAGATGAACGCAGGGATTACACCTTAAGGTTATTCCATATCCTGAAAAAATTGGTACCCGAAGGCATAGATGCTGGCATTTCTACTTCCCCCCTAAGCTACAGGCACTGGTTTAAAACGGATGAAGCCTTAAAACAGGCCAGGGAAAAAGCTACCCTGAACATGCTGGAGGTTGTAAAAGAACTCATCCGCATAGAACAGGAAATTGACCTGCACATGCACCTGGATGTTGAACCGGAACCAGATGGTATTCTGGAAACAGGGAGGGAATTTATCGATTGGTATGAAAACGATCTGCTACCTTCAGGGATCCCATTGATAAAAGCCACATTTAACATCGACGAAAAACAAGCTGAAATACTGATCAAAAGACACCTGTGCCTGTGCTATGATGTTTGCCATTTTGCCATTGGCTATGAAGACCACGAAGCCGTTTTAGAGGATCTGGATTTAAGAGGCATAAAAGTGGGAAAAATACAGATCAGTGCAGCATTACAAGCCGATTTAACGGGTACTGAGACAGAAAGGCAAAATATACAAACTGCATTTGGCAGGTTTAACGAGCCTACTTACCTGCACCAGGTGGTGGCGTTAACCTCAACAGGAGCGTTGCTGCGTTATCCTGACCTGCCAGAGGCGCTGGAGCGCTTTGACAATGATCCCGCTACACAATGGCGCGCCCATTTCCACGTTCCTATTTCAGTTAAAGAAATCGCCCCGCTGCAGTCTACCCAGGATGATATTGTAAAAGTATTGGAACTGCAAAAGAAAAAACCTTTTACCCATCACCTGGAAGTAGAGACCTATACCTGGGAAGTTTTACCGGAACAGTTAAAATTGCCCATTGCCCAATCCATCAGCAACGAGCTGAACTGGGTTATTGATACCCTGTCTTAA